CAAGGCCCCGCCTACGCCAAGCTCCACCTCTACCGGGCGGAAGGGGAAGAGGGGGACGAGGGCCTCCGCCCTGGGAAAAGGCCCGTCCTCCTCCCCTGGGGAGGAAAGGTCTTCGGGCTTGCCCTCTGCTACGACCTGGACTTCCCCGAGCTCTTCCGGGCCTACGCCCTCAGAGGGGCGCAGGGGTTTTTGGTAGGGGCGGCCTGGCCCGGGGCCTACGCCGGGCTTTTGGAGGTCCTCGCCCGGGCCCGGGCGGCGGAGAACCAGGCCTACCTCTTCCTGGCAAGCCGCGCGGACACGGGAAGCCCCTCCCTCTTCGTCGCCCCCGACGGGCGGGTCCTGGCGCGGAAGGAGGAGGAAGGCCTCCTCGTGGCCGAGCCCGATTGGGCCTTTTTGGAGGCCTACCGCAAGAAGTACCCCCTCCTCCAGCACCGCCGGGAAGACCTCCACCGGCTTTGGTAAGATGGCCCCCGTGCTGGAGAACCGCCGCGCGCGGCACGACTACGAGATCCTGGAAACCTACGAGGCGGGCATCGCCCTCAAGGGGACCGAGGTGAAGTCCCTGAGGGCGGGGAAGGTGGACTTCACGGGAAGCTTCGCCAAGTTTGAGGACGGCGAGCTTTACCTGGAAAACCTCTACATCGCCCCCTACGAAAAAGGCTCCTACACCAACGTGGACCCGAGGAGGAAGCGGAAGCTCCTCCTGCACAAGCACGAGCTTAGGCGGCTTCTCGGCAAGGTGGAGCAAAGGGGCCTCACCCTGGTCCCCCTCAAGATCTACTTCAACGAGCGGGGCTACGCCAAGGTCCTCCTGGGCCTCGCCCGGGGGAAGAAAGCCTATGAAAAGCGGCGCGAGGACAAGAAGGAGGCCGTGCGCCGCGCCTTGGAGGAGCTATGAGGGCCTTTTTCCTCCTCCTCGCTTCCTTCGCCCTGGCCCAGGCCCCCAAGCCCCTGAGGGTGGGGGAGCTTACCGGGGAGGCCCTCTACCCGGGAAACCGGGGGGTGTCCTACGGGGAGGTGGGGCTCGTGGCCCGGGGGCTCGGCCTCGCCCTCTGGCAGGGGGAGGGCCAGGTGGCCCTCGGGCTTGGGGCCCGCTACCGGACCTTCCCGGTGGAAGCGGACGAGGCCAAGGCCGCCTCCAGCCTCGCCGCCTGGCGCAAGGACGGGCGCGTCTACGTGCCCCTGCGCCCCCTGGCGGACGCCCTCGGCCTCTCCTACCGGGCCCAGGTGGGCATCCAGCTGGACCTCCCCTGGGCCCAGCTCCTCCAGGTGGAGGCCCGGCCCGAAGGCTACCTCCTCCGCTTCAGCCGGGAGGTGAACGCCGTGGTGCGGCCCGGGGGCGTCCTCTTCCTCATGGCCCAGGGGAGCCACCCCGCCTTGGTCCAAGAGGCCATGGGCCTCTTCCTCCCCCTCTCCCGCCCCCCGGAGCGGGTCTACTACCCCGGGGGCGGCCAGGTGGCCGTGGGCCTCACCCCCCTCCCCCTCCCTTCCCCCACCGTCCTCCTGGACCCGGGGCACGGCGGGGAGGACCCGGGCCTCGAGGCCCAGGGGCTGGTGGAGAAGGAGGTCGTCCTGGACCTCGCCCGCCGCGTGGCCGCCCTTCTGCCGGGCGCCCGGCTCACCCGGCAGGGCGACGAGACCCTGCCCCTGGAAGCGCGCCTCGCCCTGGCCCGCACCGCCTCCGTGGTGGTCTCCCTCCACATGGCCCGGGGCCGTGAGGTGCGCCTCTACTTCCCCAAGGACCGGACGAGCCCCCTCGCCCAAAGCCTCTCCCGCCTCGGCGACCTCCCCGAGGAACGGGCGAGGCTCCTTCGGGCCTACGCCGGGGACCCCGCCCGCCTCGCCGAGGCCCTGGAGCGGGCCCTCACCGCCCAGGGGTTCGCCGTGGTCAAGGCCGAGGGGCCCTACGCCCTGGCCCGGGTGGACGGGGCGGCGGTGCTTCTGGAGGTGGGGGCGGAAAGGCTGGGGACGGGGCAGGCCCGCGCCCTCGTGGCCCAGGCCATCGCCCAGGGGATCCGGGCCTACCTCGAGGGGGGTGCGCCGTGAGGAAGTACCTGAGCGCCTACAACCTCCTCGGCCTCCTCGTCTTCGCCCTGGGGCTTCTCGTCTACTGGCAAAGCCCCGCCCCCAACCCCCCCAAGGCCCTGCCCCTGCCCGCGGACGAGGCCGCGCGGGAGGAGAAGCTCACCCTGAACCTCTACCGCCCCGACCCGCCCCGGGGCTTCCTCCGGGAGCCCGTGGTCCTCGAGGTGGGCCTGGGGGAAAACCCCTACGAGAAGGCCCTCCTCGCCTGGGCCCAGGCCACGGGAAGCCCCACCCCCCTGGGCCTCTTCGCGGCGGAGGGGCGCCTCGTGGTGGACCTGCCCAAGGACTTCGTCCGGGGGCTGGACGCCGAGGGGGAGGTCTACCGCCTCTACAGCCTCGCCTACACTCTCCTCGCCACCTTCCCCGAGGGGAGCGAGGTGCGCTTTCTGGTGGAAGGACAGCCGAGCCCCGGCCTCGCCCACCTGGACCTGGAAGCCCCCGTACGCCTGCCATGAGCGAGACCTGGCGCCTGGACCGCCTCGTCCTCCAGGGGTTCAAGTCCTTCGCCGACCGGACCCTCCTGGACTTCCCCGACCCCATCACGGGGATCATCGGCCCCAACGGCTCGGGCAAGAGCAACCTGGTGGAGGCCATCCGCTTCGTCACCGGAAGCCGCGCCCAGGACCTGAGGGGGGAGGAGCTCAAGGCCCTCCTCTTCCACGGCGGCAAGACCCGCCCCCCCCAGGGCGTGGCCGAGGTGCGCCTGGAGCTCTCCCGGGGCCGGGAGCGCCTGGTGGTGGAGCGGCGCATTGAGGGGGAAAGAAGCCAGCTCCGGGTGAACGGCCGCCCCACAAGCGCCAAGGCCCTCGCCCTCCACCTCGCGGGCACCGGGCTCGGCCGGGGCGGGTACGCGGTGGTGGGCCAGGGGGAGGTGGGGGCGGTGCTGGAGTCCCCCGAGGTCCAGCTCCTCGCCCACCTGGAGGAGGCGGCGGGGCTGAGGCCCGTGGCCGAGGCCGTCCGCCTCACCGAGGAGCGCCTGGCCCAGGCGGCGGCCCTGGTGGAGGAACGGGAAAAGGCCCTAGAGGCCCTGAAGGCGGAGGTGGAGGCCCTGGCACGGGAGGCCGACCGGGCGAAAAGGGCCCGGGAGCTGAGCCTGCTCAGGCTCAGGCTCAAGCGCAGCCTCCTCCTCGCCCGGAAAGAGGCGCTGGCGGAGGAGGCCCAGGGGATGCGCTTCCGCCTCGAGGCGCTGGAGGCCGAGCTCAAGGGGCTCCAGGAGGCCATGGAGGCCCTCCTCGCCCGAAAGCGGGACCTCCTCGCCCAGGAAGAAGGGCTCCGCCAAGCCCTGGAGGAGGCCCACCTCGCCCTCAAGGAGCGGGAGGGGCTGATGGGGGAGGCCGGGTCCTTGCGCCGCGTCCTCCAGGCCCTGGACCGGCCCCCTCCCCCCGAACCCGGCCCCGAGCCCCCAAGGCCAGAGGAGGCCCCGGAGGCCCTTAGGGCCCGGCTCCGCGCCCTCAAGGAGGAAATCCTGCGCAAAGAGGCCCAGGTCCGAAGGGCGGAGGAGGCGCGCCGCCGTTACGAGGCCGAGCGGGCCCGGTACGAGGAAAGGCTCGCCGCCCGCCTCGAGGCCCTCAAGGAGCGGGAGGCCCTAAGGCCCGAGGTGGAGGCCCTGGAAGAGGAGGTGGCCCGGCTCGCCGCGCAGCTTCGGGAGCGGGAGGGGCTGGAGGCGAGGCTCAAGGAGGTGGAGGCCCAGCGGAGGGGCGTGGCCAAAGAGCGGGAGCGCCTCCACCTCCTGGTGGAAAGCGGCGCCGACCTCCACGAGGGGCCGAGGCGGGTCCGGGGCCTTCCGGGGGTGCTCGGCGTGGTGGCCGATCTCCTCCGCCCCGAGCCCGGGCTGGAACAGGCCCTGGAAGCGGCCCTCGGCCCCAGGCTCCAGTGGGTTCTGGTGGAGGACGAGGAGGCGGCCAAGAGGGCCATCGCCCACCTGAAGCGGGTGGGGGGGCGGGCCACCTTCCTCCCCCTCACCCTCCTCCGCCCCCGCCCCCTCCCCGGGCCCAAGCCCTTCCCCGGCCTCTTGGGCCCCGCCCGCGCCCTGGCCCACCTCCGCCTTCCCGGCCTACCGGAGGAGGCGGTGCTCGGCGTCCTCTTCGGGGACACCCTGGTCTTCCAGGACCTGGACCGGGCCCTCGCCTACCTGAGGGCCGGGGGAGGGGAACGCCTCGTGACCCTGGAGGGGGAGGTGGTGGAGCGGGCGGGGGCCATCACCGGAGGGAGGGTCCGCGCCGGGGGGGAGGCCCTTGCCCTGCGGCGGCGGCTTGACGAAGCGGAGGCGGAGGAAAGGGCCCTCGCCCAGGAGGCCCAGGCCCTTAGGGAAAGGCTCTCCGCCTTCCCCCACCCTAGGGCCCTGGAGGAGGCCAAGGCCCGGCTCCTCGCCCTCCGGGCCCGGCTGGAAAGGCCCCTTCCCCCCGAACCCAAGCCCCCGGAGCCGCCGGAGGCGCCCGAGGCTCAGGACCTCGAGGCCCTCCGCGAGGAAGCGGCCCGCCTCGAGGCCCTCCTCCAGCAGGCGGAGGCCTACGCCCGCTTCTTGGAAAGGAAGCGGGCCTGGGAGGAGTGGGAAAGGCTTAAGGAGGAAGCGGGGCGGGTCCGGGCCCGGCTTAAGGAGCTGGAGAAGGCCTTGGAGGCCACCCGCCCCCTGGCGGAAAGGGCCCGGTCCCTGGAGGAAGGGGTGCGGAAGCTTCGGCAAGCCCTCAAGGCCCTGGCGGAGGAGGAGACCCGGCTCCTCACCCGGCAAAACCACCTCCTCGCGGAGCGGGAACACCTCCGCCTCACCCTGGCCCGGCGGGAGGCGGCCTGGGAAGAGGTGGAGCGGGAGCTCGCCGAACTCCCCGAGCTTCCCCGCCTGGAAGGGACCCCACGCGCCCTCCAGGCCCGCCTCGCCCAGGCAGAGGCGGAGCTAGAGGCCCTGGGCCCGGTGAACGCCCTGGCGGAAAGGGCCCTGGCGGAGGCCGAGGAAAAGCTTAAGGCGCGCCAGCGGGAACTGGACGAGGCCGTGGAAGCCCTCCTCCGCCTCGAGGCCGAGGCCAAAGGGGTGGAGGCCGAATACCAGAAGCGCTTGGAGGAGGCCTTCGCCCGCTTCCAGGAGGCCTTCCGCCGCTACGGGGAGGCCCTGCTCGGCGGGCGGACGGAGGTGCGCCGGACGGCGCGGGGGCTGGGCCTCGTGGTCACCCCGGCGGGGAAGCGCACCCAGGACCTCCGCCTCCTCTCCCTGGGGGAGAAGACCCTCGGGGCCCTGGCCTTCCTCTTCGCCCTGGGGGAACTCCAAGGCGGGCTTCCCATCGCCGTCCTGGACGAGGTGGACGCCGCCTTGGACGAGGCGAACCTCCTGCGCTTCACGCGCTTTTTGCGCTCGGGGCGCCAGTTCCTCCTGGTGACCCACCAGAAGCGGACCATGGAGGCCTGCCACGCCCTCTACGGCGTCACCAGCGAGGAGGGGGTGAGCCGGGTCTACGCCATCCGCAAGGAGGTGGCCCATGACCTTTGAGGAGTACCAGAAGGAAGCCCAGAAGACCGCCCTCTACCCCGAGGCCTACCGCCTCGTCTACCCCGCCCTGGGCCTCGCGGGGGAGGCCGGGGAGCTCGCCAACAAGGTGAAGAAGGTCCTCCGCGACCACGGGGGGCGCCTCAGGGAGGAGGACCGGGAGGCCATCCTCGCCGAGCTCGGGGACGTCCTCTGGTACGTGGCCCAGGTGGCCACGGACCTGGGGGAAAGCCTCGAGGCCGTGGCCCAGGCCAACCTGGCGAAGCTCCGCTCCCGCAAGGAGCGGGGCAGGCTAGGAGGGGCGGGGGATAACCGATAGTGCGAACCATTTCAAGCTCTACGGCATGATCCAGCCCGCGGCCGGCGAAACCGCCGCGGTGCGGGCGGTTTTCATCATTGACCCCAACGGCATCCTCCCGAGACCCTCCGCTTCATCCAGGCCCTGCAGTTCACCGAGCGCACCGGCCTCAATACGCCTGCCAACGGGCGGCCCGGGGAGCCCGGCATCGTCAAGCCCCCCGCCACCCTCCCCGAGCTCAAGGCCGACGAGGCCAAGAAGGGCGAGTACGCCGAGCACCGCCGCTGGCACCTCCGCTTCGCAGAGCAAACCTCAAAGCCGCCAACCCCCCGGGAGGCCCCGGGGGGTTAGCCCTTCAAGCCCTCAGTCAAACAGGTCAAAGAGCTCCAGGAAGCCCTTTTTCTTCTTGTAGGGCTTGCCCTCCTTGCGGTAAAAGCCCTCCAGCTCCTCCTCGTAGCCGCGCTCCACCTCCTTGGCCTCGGCCAGGAGCTTCTCCAGCTCCCCCTTGTCCAGCCACACCCCGCCGCACTGGGGGCAGACGTCAATCAGGACGCCGCGCCGCTCCACCTCCCGCATGCCCACCCCGCAGTGGGGGCAAAGGAGCAGGGGCACCTACTCCTCCCTCCGGCCGAAGAGGCCGAGAAGGCTCGCGTAGTAGAGGATCGTGGCCAAGGAACCCGCCAAGGCGGCCACGTAGGTGAGGGCCGCCCAGGTGAGGACCCGCCGGGCAGGGCCCATCTCCTCCGGCCTGAGGAAGCCCATGCGCCTCAGGAACTCCAGGGCCCTACGGGAAGCGTCAAACTCCACGGGCAGGGTGATGAGCTGGAAGAGGGCCACGGCCAGGTAAAGGTAAAGGCCGAGCTTGGCGAGGCCCAAGGCTCCGAGGAAGAGGCCGGCGAGGACCAGGATGGGCCCCAGGTTGCTCCCCAGGCTCGCCGCAGGCCAGAGGCTCGCCCGCACCCTAAGCCAGGCGTAGCCCCGAGCGTCCTGCACCGCGTGCCCCACCTCGTGGGCGGCCACGGCCAGGGCGGCCAGGCTCGGCGAGGCGTAGTTGGGCTCGGAAAGCCGCACGGCCTTGGCCTGGGGATCGTAGTGGTCCGTGAGGGCCCCGGGCACGGGCTCCACCCGGACGTGGGTGAGGCCGTGGGTGTCTAGGATCGCCCGGGCCACCTCGGCCCCCGTGAGCCCCCGGCTGTTCGCCACCCGGCTGTAGCGGGCAAAGGTGGCCTGTAGACCTCCTTGGATGGCCAGGCTGGCCACGAAGACCAGGATCATGAGCAAGAACGCAAGCGTGTCCATGGCTCCCTCCTTCCGGGGAGTAGCAGAAAACGAGGCCACCCAAAGGTGGTCTCGCCATGCGCCTCAAGGCGCCCCAGCCGACCGGGGATGCCTCCCGTCCTGACGACCGGCTGGCCCCACTTTCGGGGCGGCTACTCCCCGGAACTCACTTTATAACAAGAAGCCGTCCCCCCTGCAACTACCGGACGAGGAGCACGGGGCAAGGAGCCTCGGCCACCACCCGTTGGCTCTGGCTTCCCAGGAAGAGGCTTCCCACCGCCCCAAGGCCCCGGGTGCCCATGACGATGAGGTCGGCCCTCTCCCCCAAGGCGGCCTGGAGGATGGCCTCCGCCGGGCGGCCCTCCAGGAGGAGGGCGTCCTCCCGGGGCACCCCGGTGAGGGCCACCGCCTCGGCCAGGACCTTTTCCGCCCGCTCCAGGCGGCGCTTCAAGGCCTCCTCAAAGAAGGGCTCCCCCAGGTAGTCGGGCACGGGCTCGTAGACGTGGACCACGACAAGCCTCGCCCCGTGGGCCTCCGCCTCGGCCTTGGCGGCCTCCGCCGCCCGCTTGGCGTGCTCCGAGCCGTCGTAGGCCAGGAGGATGGTCTTGAACATGCTCCTAGTTTACCCGCTTCCTTGGCCCCCGGGCCCTCCCGGGGCCCCCATGCTGGTTTAGGCCAGCATGGGGTGGTCAAGCCTGGGGGCGGGTCTCCGAGGGGAGCTCCACCTTGCGGCCGCAGCGGCAGGTCTCCCCCTCAATGCGGGCGAGGGTACCGTCCCCCTTGGGGTAGAGCCAAAGGGCCCCGCAGTCGGGGCAGCGCACCTCGGCCACCAGGGAGCGGACCTCCTCCGGGGAGAAGCGGTAGACCTCCCCGCACCAGTGGCAGACCACCTCCGCCCCGCCCTCCTTCACGATCATCTCCTCGCGCTCCTCCGGGGTGAAGAAGACCAGGGCCTCCAGGGCCTTCTCCCGGTTGCAGCGGCAGCGGAAGCGGGCGGGGATCTCGTTCTGGAGGTAGCCCAGGGCGCGGAGGTCGGTGCGCTCAAAGCCCAGGCCGGCAAGAAGGGCCTCCAAAGCCCCCTCCAGGCCCCGCTCCCGAAGGAGGGGGGTGAGGCCGGGGAGGTCCTTGAGGTTGGCCTCGAGGCGGCCCAAGACCTCCTCCTTGGCCCCGGGCATCACCTGGACGGCCACGCCCCCCGCCACCTCCACCTCCCCCTCTCCCTTGACCCGCACGCCGAGGAGCACCGCCGAGGGGATCTGCTCCGACTGCCAGAGGTAGTGGGCGAGGTCCTCGGCGATCTCCCCCGAGACCAAGGGCACGGTGCTCGTGTAGACCTCCCCATTGGGGAGGCTCCGGTCCACCCGCAAGACCCCGGCCCCCACGAGCTCCCCCACGTTCAGCTTTCCGTCCTCCCTCAAGGGGACCTCGGCCTCGGGGTTTTTCACATATCCCCGGACGTTCCCCTGGGGGTCGGCCTCCACCAGGATCCCCCCCAAGGGCCCCGTCCCCTCCACCCGGAGGGTGATCCGCTCCTTGGGGGTCTTGAGGAGGAGCTGGGCGAGGAGGAGGGCCCCGGTCATGGCGCGCCCCAAAGCGGCGGTGGCCGTGGGGGAAAGGCCGTGGCGAAGCCTCGCCTCCTCCACCACGTCCGTGGTCTCCGCGGCCACCACCCGCAGGTCCCCTCCGCCCGCAAGGCCCCTAAGGATCCGTCCCATACCCCGCCATTATGCCACGGGCCTATAATCCCCCATATGGGCCTCGTGATCTACGACACCCTGGCGCGCCGCAAGGTGCCCTTTGAGCCCGCGGTCCCCGGCCACGTGGGGATCTACGTCTGCGGCCCCACGGTCTACTCCGACCCCCACCTGGGCCACGCCCGTGGGCCCGTGGTTTACGACGTCCTAAGGCGCTACTTTCTCCACAAGGGCTACAAGGTGCGCTTCGTCTCCAACATCACCGACGTGGGCCACCTCACCGACGACGCCGACGAGGGCGAGGACAAGATCGTAAGGCGGGCCAAGCTGGAGCGCCTGGAGCCCATGGAGGTGGCGGACAAGTACATGTGGAGCTACTTTGACGCCATGCAGGCCCTGAACGTCCTCAGGCCCTCCATCGCCCCGAGGGCTTCAGGCCACATCCCGGAGATGCTGGAGCTCACGGAAAGGCTTCTTGCGCGGGGCATGGCCTACGAGCGAAGGGGAAGCGTCTACTTCCGGGTGCGCTCCTTCCCCGAGTACGGGAAGCTCTCGGGAAAACGCCTGGAGGAGCTCAGGGCGGGAGCCCGGGTGGAGGTGCGGGAGGAGAAGGAAGACCCCCTGGACTTCGCCCTCTGGAAGGCGGCGGAGCCCGGGCACCTCATGCGCTGGAAGAGCCCCTGGGGGGAGGGGTACCCCGGCTGGCACATTGAGTGCACGGCCATGAGCCTCAAGTACCTGGGGGAGGGCTTTGACCTCCACGCCGGGGGGATTGACCTGCAGTTTCCCCACCACGAGTGCGAGATCGCCCAGGCGGAGGCCGCGGGCTTCCGCTTCGCCCGTCACTGGATGCACCACAACCACGTGCTTTTGGAGGGGGAGAAGATGGCGAAGAGCACGGGGAACCTGGTCCTCCTCCACGACCTCCTCAAGGCCCACGAGCCCATGGCCCTCCGCTTCTACCTCCTCCAGACCCACTACCGAAGCCCCATGGACTTCACCTGGGAAGGGTTGGAAAGCGCCAAAAGGGGCTACGCCCGCCTCCTCCACGCCTACCGGGAGGTGCGGGAGCGGAAGAAGACCGCACCCCCGGGCACCACCCCCGGGCTGGAGAGGGCCCTGGACGCCCTGGAAAAGGCCTTCATGGAGGCCATAGAGGACGACCTCTCCACCCCCGAGGCCCTGGCCGCCCTCTTCACCTTCCTCCCCGAGCTCCACAAGCTCCTTCCCGAGGCCAAAGCGGAAAGCTTGGCCCGGGCCGAAGCGGTCTTCCACACCCTGGGGGAGGGGATCCTCGGCCTCTTTCCCGAGAGGGTCCTGGAGGAAAGGGTCTCCGGGCCCCTCCTCGAGGGCCTCATCGCCCTCCTCTTGGAGCTTAGGGAAGAGGCGAGGCGGGCCAAGGACTACGAAAGAAGCGACCTCATCCGGGAAAGGTTGAGGGCCCTCGGCGTCATCGTGGAGGACACCAAGGAGGGCCCGAGGTGGCGCCTAGAACGCTAAAGAACCCCCCCGTGCGGGGCAGGCCCGCACGGGGGGTAAGGCTACCTCACGCGGGCGTCAGCGCGGGATGGGGTAGCCCCCGGCCTCCAACACCGCCTCCGCCGCCTGGCGGCGCAGGGCCACGAGGTCCAAGGGCTCGCGCTTGGTGAGCCTGCGGGCGGCGGAGTAGACCACCCGGGCCTCGTCCCCTTCCACGAGGCGGGGCAGGACGGAAAGCGCCCCCGCCTGGGCCCGGTCCAGGGCCTGGGCCAGGTAGATGCGGGCGAGGACTTCGGCGAGCCCGCCAAGCCGCCTGGCCCGGAGGAGGGCGCTTTCCGCGGCGTAGGCGTCAATGAGGATGTCGGCCACCGCCCCCAGCACCTCCTGCTCCTCCTCCACCCCCTGGCCGTACTTCTGCACGGCGAGCCCGGCCACCATGAGGGCGAGCTTCTTCAGGTTTTGGACCTGGTGGAGCTCGAGGTCCTCGGGCTCCTCAAAGCTCGGCTCCAGAAGCTCCTTTTGAAGCCGGCTGGCCGCCTGCAGGAGGGGGAGCTGGCCCTTCAGGGCCCGGCGGAGGAGCATGCCCGGGATGAGGAGGCGGTTGATCTCGTTGGTGCCCTCAAAGATGCGGTTGATGCGGGCGTCGCGGTAGGCCCTTTCAATGGGGTACTCCTGGGAGTAGCCGTAGCCCCCGTGGATCTGCACCCCCTCGTCCACCACGTAGTCCAGCACCTCGGAGCCCAGCACCTTGATGATGCTGGCCTCCACGGCGTACTCCTCAATGCCCGCCATCACCGCCTCGGGGCCCTTCTTCCCCGCGAGGGCCTCGTCAATGAGGCCCACGGTGCGGTAGACGGCGCTCTCGGCGGCGTAGATGCGGCTCGCCATCTCGCCGAGCTTCTGCTGGATGAGGCCGAAGCGGCCGATGGGGCGGCCGAACTGCACCCGCTGGTTGGCGTACTGGGCGGAAAGCTCCAGGGCCCGCTTCGCCCCGCCCACGGCCCCCGCCCCGAGCTTGTAGCGGCCCACGTTGAGGACGTTGAAGGCGATCTTGTGCCCCTTGCCCACCTCCCCGAGGACGTTCTCCACGGGCACCTTGACGTCCTCCAGGATCACCTGGCGGGTGCTGGAGGCCTTGATGCCCATCTTCTTCTCCTCGGGGCCGAAGGAGAGGCCGGGGGTGCCCCGCTCCACCAGGAAGGCGGTGAAGTGCTCCCCGTCCACCTTGGCGAAGACGGTGAAGAGGTGGGCGAAGCCCGCGTTGGAGATCCACTGTTTGACCCCATTCAGGATGTAGTACTTGCCGTCCTCAGAAAGCGTGGCCCGGGTCTTGGCGGCGAGGGCGTCGGAACCCGAGCCCGGCTCCGTGAGGCAGTAGGCGGCGATCCACTCGCCGCTTGCGAGCTTGGGGAGGTACTTCCGCTTCTGCTCTTCCGTGCCGAAGTAGACGAGGGGCAGGGTGCCGATGGAGGTGTGGGCGCCGTAGGTGACGGAGAAGCCCCCGCTTCCCGAAAGCTCCTCGGCCACCACGGTGGAGATCACCTTGGGCAGGTCCAGGCCGCCGTACTCCTCAGGGACGTCAATGGCAAGAAGCCCGAGCTCCCCCGCCTTGCGCATCAGGGGCACGTTGAGCTCAAGCTCCCCGTGCTCCATGCGCTCCAGAAGGGGAAGCACCTCCCGCTCCACGAAGGTGCGGGTGGTGCGGGCGATCTCCTTGACGCTCTCGTCAAAGTCCTCGGGGGTGTAGACCCGCTCCGGGACCTCAAGAAGCCAGCCGCCGCCTTTTTGCCAAAGCTTCTTCTCCTCGGTCATGGTCCTCCTCCTTAGGCCGGATAAACCTCAAACACGCCCGCGGCGCCCATGCCGCCGCCGATGCACATGGTGACGAGGCCGTACCCCCCGCCCCTCCGGGCAAGCTCGCTCAGGAGCTGGGCGGTGAGCTTGGCCCCCGTGGCCCCCAGGGGGTGGCCCAAGGCGATGGCCCCGCCGTTGACGTTCGTCTTCTCCTCGGGCATCTCCAGGGCCCGCATCACCGCCAGGACCTGGGCGGCGAAGGCCTCGTTGAACTCAATGAGGGCGATCTGGTCCAGGGTGAGGCCCGCCCGCTTCAGGGCCTTGGGCACCGCCTTCACCGGGCCGATCCCCATCACGTCGGGCTCCACCCCGGCCACGGCGAAGCTCACGAAGCGGGCGAGGGGCTTGAGGCCTAAGGCCTCCGCCTTCTCCCGGCTCATGACCACCACCGCCGCCGCCCCGTCGGAGTAGGGGCTGGAGTTGCCCGCGGTCACGGTGCCGTTCTTCTTAAAGGCGGGGCGGAGCTTGGCCAAAGCCTCCAAGGAGGTGTCGGGGCGGACCGTCTCGTCCCGATCAAAGAGGACCTCCTCCACCTCCTTCTTGGTCCCCCGGTAGGTCACCTTGGGCACCCGGATGGGGACCACTTCAGGGAAGCGCCCCTCGGCCCAGGCCTGGGCCGCCTTCTGGTGGCTCCTCAAAGCCCACCGGTCCTGGTCCTCGCGGCTTATGCCGAAGCGCTCCGCCACCCTTTCGGCGGTGAGGCCCATGCCGATGTAGGTGGAGTAGGTCTCGGGGCTCCACTCCGTGGGGGTGAGGTCGGGGTGGAGCCGGGTGTGGAAGCCCGACATGGGCACCTGGCTCATCATCTCCACCCCACCCGCCAAGACGGCGTCCGCCATCCCCGTCATCACC
This region of Thermus thermophilus genomic DNA includes:
- the hslO gene encoding Hsp33 family molecular chaperone HslO — protein: MGRILRGLAGGGDLRVVAAETTDVVEEARLRHGLSPTATAALGRAMTGALLLAQLLLKTPKERITLRVEGTGPLGGILVEADPQGNVRGYVKNPEAEVPLREDGKLNVGELVGAGVLRVDRSLPNGEVYTSTVPLVSGEIAEDLAHYLWQSEQIPSAVLLGVRVKGEGEVEVAGGVAVQVMPGAKEEVLGRLEANLKDLPGLTPLLRERGLEGALEALLAGLGFERTDLRALGYLQNEIPARFRCRCNREKALEALVFFTPEEREEMIVKEGGAEVVCHWCGEVYRFSPEEVRSLVAEVRCPDCGALWLYPKGDGTLARIEGETCRCGRKVELPSETRPQA
- the cysS gene encoding cysteine--tRNA ligase, which produces MGLVIYDTLARRKVPFEPAVPGHVGIYVCGPTVYSDPHLGHARGPVVYDVLRRYFLHKGYKVRFVSNITDVGHLTDDADEGEDKIVRRAKLERLEPMEVADKYMWSYFDAMQALNVLRPSIAPRASGHIPEMLELTERLLARGMAYERRGSVYFRVRSFPEYGKLSGKRLEELRAGARVEVREEKEDPLDFALWKAAEPGHLMRWKSPWGEGYPGWHIECTAMSLKYLGEGFDLHAGGIDLQFPHHECEIAQAEAAGFRFARHWMHHNHVLLEGEKMAKSTGNLVLLHDLLKAHEPMALRFYLLQTHYRSPMDFTWEGLESAKRGYARLLHAYREVRERKKTAPPGTTPGLERALDALEKAFMEAIEDDLSTPEALAALFTFLPELHKLLPEAKAESLARAEAVFHTLGEGILGLFPERVLEERVSGPLLEGLIALLLELREEARRAKDYERSDLIRERLRALGVIVEDTKEGPRWRLER
- a CDS encoding acyl-CoA dehydrogenase family protein translates to MTEEKKLWQKGGGWLLEVPERVYTPEDFDESVKEIARTTRTFVEREVLPLLERMEHGELELNVPLMRKAGELGLLAIDVPEEYGGLDLPKVISTVVAEELSGSGGFSVTYGAHTSIGTLPLVYFGTEEQKRKYLPKLASGEWIAAYCLTEPGSGSDALAAKTRATLSEDGKYYILNGVKQWISNAGFAHLFTVFAKVDGEHFTAFLVERGTPGLSFGPEEKKMGIKASSTRQVILEDVKVPVENVLGEVGKGHKIAFNVLNVGRYKLGAGAVGGAKRALELSAQYANQRVQFGRPIGRFGLIQQKLGEMASRIYAAESAVYRTVGLIDEALAGKKGPEAVMAGIEEYAVEASIIKVLGSEVLDYVVDEGVQIHGGYGYSQEYPIERAYRDARINRIFEGTNEINRLLIPGMLLRRALKGQLPLLQAASRLQKELLEPSFEEPEDLELHQVQNLKKLALMVAGLAVQKYGQGVEEEQEVLGAVADILIDAYAAESALLRARRLGGLAEVLARIYLAQALDRAQAGALSVLPRLVEGDEARVVYSAARRLTKREPLDLVALRRQAAEAVLEAGGYPIPR
- a CDS encoding thiolase family protein; translated protein: MREAVIVSAVRSPVARGKKNGALATLHPVDLSAQVMRAAVERVGLDPKELEDVLWGCAMPEAAQGLNIARLALLRAGFPVEVAGATINRFCSSGLQTVAMAAQAVMTGMADAVLAGGVEMMSQVPMSGFHTRLHPDLTPTEWSPETYSTYIGMGLTAERVAERFGISREDQDRWALRSHQKAAQAWAEGRFPEVVPIRVPKVTYRGTKKEVEEVLFDRDETVRPDTSLEALAKLRPAFKKNGTVTAGNSSPYSDGAAAVVVMSREKAEALGLKPLARFVSFAVAGVEPDVMGIGPVKAVPKALKRAGLTLDQIALIEFNEAFAAQVLAVMRALEMPEEKTNVNGGAIALGHPLGATGAKLTAQLLSELARRGGGYGLVTMCIGGGMGAAGVFEVYPA